The window GCTGGCCGTCGCCATCGGCGTGATGGTCCTCGTCTCGTACGTGGCGGTCGGCGTCTCCCCGCGCACCATCGGCCGTCAGCACCCGCTGAACACGGCCACGGCGGCCGCGTACGTACTGCTTCCGCTCGCCAGGATCATGGGCCCGATCCCGCCGCTCCTGATCCTCATCGGCAACGCGCTCACACCCGGCAAGGGCTTCCGGCGCGGTCCGTTCGCCTCCGAGGCCGAGCTGCGCGCGATGGTCGACCTCGCGGAGAAGGAGTCGCTCATCGAGGACGAGGAGCGCCGCATGGTGCACTCCGTCTTCGAGCTGGGCGACACGCTCGTACGGGAGGTCATGGTCCCGCGCACGGACCTGGTGGTCATCGAGCGCTACAAGACGATCCGGCAGGCGCTGACGCTGGCCCTGCGGTCCGGTTTCTCCCGCGTCCCCGTCACGGGGGAGAGCGAGGACGACATCGTGGGGATCGTGTATCTGAAGGACCTGGCCAGAAAGACGCACATCAGCCGGGACGCGGAGAGCGAGCTCGTGTCGACGGCGATGCGGCCGGCGGCCTTCGTCCCGGACACGAAGAACGCCGGCGATCTGCTGCGCGAGATGCAGCAGGACCGCAACCACGTCGCCGTCGTCATCGACGAGTACGGCGGCACGGCAGGCATCGTCACCATCGAGGACATCCTCGAGGAGATCGTCGGCGAGATCACCGACGAGTACGACCGTGAGCTGCCGCCCGTGGAGGACCTCGGCGACGACCGCTACCGCGTGACCGCACGGCTGGACATCGGAGACCTCGGCGAGCTGTACGGCTTCGAGGCGTACGACGACGAGGACGTCGAGACGGTGGGCGGCCTCCTCGCGAAGGCGCTCGGACGTGTGCCCATCGCCGCCGCCTCGTCGGTGGTCGAACTGCCCGACGGACGCGAGCTGCGGCTGACGGCGGAGGCCTCGGCCGGCCGCCGCAACAAGATCGTCACGGTGCTGGTCGAGCCCGTCGGCCCGGCCGGCTCCCCCGAGGAGGAGAAGCCGGAGTGACCCCGCAGGAGCTGCGCACGTTCTGCCTGTCCTTCAACGCGACCGTCGAGGACTTCCCCTTCTCTCCGGAGATCTCGGTCTTCAAGGTGCTGGGCAAGCTGTTCGCCCTGACGAGTCTGGACGCCCGTCCGCTCACGGTGAATCTGAAGTGCGACCCCGATGACGCGGTGCGCCTGCGCGCCGAGTACGAGGGCCTGATCATCCCGGGCTACCACATGAACAAACGCCACTGGAACACGGTGACGGCCGACGGGGACCTCCCCGACCGGCTGGTCAGGGAACTCGTCGAGGACTCGTACGACCTCGTGGTGGCGGGACTGCCCCGGTCGGAACGGCTGCGGCTGGACCGGAGCTGAAGGAGCGCACGGCGGCCGTGCCTGCTTCAGGAAGCTGTTCCTGCGGGCTCGCCATCGCGTGGGCGGGGCGGCAGAATGGGGGGACCGGTGGAAGCGAGACGGCTCCACTCCGGGCACCGGCCAAGGAGACTCGGAGTGGAACACTTGTATTGGCGTCCACCTCACCTGGCCCCGGCCCCTCTGGTCGGGGCCACGTGTGTGTCACACGTGGAGGATCCAGTCGTCGATGATCTCGTAGATCACGGCGATGAGGCTGGCCCAGGGGGCGGCGATGACCGCCCATTCGGCCCACGTGCGGATGTTGCGACGCCCGTCCGGCTCTTCGGCCATGGGGCTGTTCTCCTTCCTCGGTCCCGGCTCCACGTGATGCCGTGGATACCGCGGTGAGCCACGAACGGGTGGTTCCGAGGCGGTGAAGGAGAGGGCACCCGATGGGGTGAGCCGACCTCTGCGATCGCTTGGCGATCAACCTCC is drawn from Streptomyces liliifuscus and contains these coding sequences:
- a CDS encoding hemolysin family protein yields the protein MSPQLVVGAIALVVVAWLAACAEAGLARVSSFRAEEAVRSGRRGSAKLAQVAADPTRYLNVALLVRVACEMASAALVTYACLQEFAETWEALAVAIGVMVLVSYVAVGVSPRTIGRQHPLNTATAAAYVLLPLARIMGPIPPLLILIGNALTPGKGFRRGPFASEAELRAMVDLAEKESLIEDEERRMVHSVFELGDTLVREVMVPRTDLVVIERYKTIRQALTLALRSGFSRVPVTGESEDDIVGIVYLKDLARKTHISRDAESELVSTAMRPAAFVPDTKNAGDLLREMQQDRNHVAVVIDEYGGTAGIVTIEDILEEIVGEITDEYDRELPPVEDLGDDRYRVTARLDIGDLGELYGFEAYDDEDVETVGGLLAKALGRVPIAAASSVVELPDGRELRLTAEASAGRRNKIVTVLVEPVGPAGSPEEEKPE
- a CDS encoding MmcQ/YjbR family DNA-binding protein is translated as MTPQELRTFCLSFNATVEDFPFSPEISVFKVLGKLFALTSLDARPLTVNLKCDPDDAVRLRAEYEGLIIPGYHMNKRHWNTVTADGDLPDRLVRELVEDSYDLVVAGLPRSERLRLDRS